AAGGATGGCATTTGAAATTATTAGATAAAAGATGGATTATTTCATGTCTTGTTTGTTACAGGAAAATTCAGGAATTATAAAGAGAAGTATTTTGTGTACTATGCAATGGTATCACGTTGACTGTGATTGCTTTGTTTGTTAGAAAACTACAGAAAGGGCTCAGGGTATTCTAACACCATCCCACAGTCACACAATTGTGTTTATTACACTATCCTAATTCACCTAAAGAATTAGATCAAGGTTATTTTCTTACAGCCTTGTGggttgataattattttttaaaaattacacagcGCTTATCCTATggcaggcactcttctaagctGCGGAGGTATATTAATACGTTGAATCACCACAACAACCGTAGGAGATCGGTAGTGTTATTATTTCCCATTAAGTACGTCCACGAGGAACCGGGGGTGCACAGCCTTGCGTCTGTGAGACTTCTCCGCGATCACGGTCACACATCTAGTAAGCGGAGAATTGGTACCTCAACTCAGGCTCCGGGTCTGTAAGACCCTCCCTCTGCTGGGAAGGAGCTCAGTTTTCAGGCCCTAACGTGCCTTTCTGCTCCGCGCAGGGACCTGATGCCGAGGACCCTGGAGGGGCAGATCACCATGGAGAAGACGCCCAGCTACTTCGTGACGCGCGAGGCGCCCGCGCGCATCTCGGCCATGTCCAAGGACACCAAGCTCCTAGTGGTGGTGCGGGACCCGGTGACCAGGGCCGTCTCGGACTACACGCAGACGCTGTCCAAGCGGCCCGACATCCCCAGCTTCGAGAGCCTGGCCTTCAGGAACCGGACGGCGGGCCTCGTGGACCGGGCGTGGAGCGCCATCCAGATCGGCCTGTACGCCGAGCACCTGGAGCGCTGGCTGCGCCACTTCCCCGCCCGCCAGCTGCTCTTCGTGAGCGGCGAGCGGCTGGTGCGCGACCCGGCTGGCGAGCTGGGCCGCGTGCAGGACTTCCTGGGCCTCAAGCGCATCATCTCCGACAAGCACTTCTACTTCAACCAGACCAAGGGCTTCCCCTGCCTCAAGAAGGCCGAGGGCAGCGGCCGCCCTCACTGCCTGGGCAAGACCAAGGGCAGACCCCACCCCGAGATCGACGGCCAGGTCCTGCGGCGGCTGCGCGACTTCTACCGGCCCTTCAACCGCAAGTTCTACCAGATGACGGGCCACGACTTCGGCTGGGACGGATAaccttataatttaaaaagaaaaaaaaatatcagaagataatatatttttttaccaaCCGGTAGAGAAGAGGCAGTTTAATATTTGCACTGCtgatatttcagtatttttttcccatgaatGTTGTTAAAGAGATTGTTCTCGAGATTGTTCTCGCCTCCGCCCTCACCGTCATGTACAACTGCGCGCGCAAGCAttggagaaacaaaaaaggaaacctgCACGCATCTAACTAACTTCTctccattttccattttcccttcaTGTTTTACATGCACAGTT
Above is a genomic segment from Phocoena sinus isolate mPhoSin1 chromosome 20, mPhoSin1.pri, whole genome shotgun sequence containing:
- the HS3ST3A1 gene encoding heparan sulfate glucosamine 3-O-sulfotransferase 3A1; translation: MAPPAPAGSHPTSTEPLSRSIFRKFLLMLCSLLTSLYVFYCLAERCQTLSGPVVGRSGGGKEAGAPGRGVLAGGAGEPVAWPAVARRKRLLQVQPWPRRRPPALRDDGEVAAWEEEPPGLAGSPGGSGAGSSVSETPPGTLALLLDEGSKQLPQAIIIGVKKGGTRALLEFLRVHPDVRAVGAEPHFFDRSYDKGLAWYRDLMPRTLEGQITMEKTPSYFVTREAPARISAMSKDTKLLVVVRDPVTRAVSDYTQTLSKRPDIPSFESLAFRNRTAGLVDRAWSAIQIGLYAEHLERWLRHFPARQLLFVSGERLVRDPAGELGRVQDFLGLKRIISDKHFYFNQTKGFPCLKKAEGSGRPHCLGKTKGRPHPEIDGQVLRRLRDFYRPFNRKFYQMTGHDFGWDG